The DNA window CGACGATAAGCAGTTGCGGCGGGTACGCGAACTTCTTTCGTTTCACGTCGTCAGCGACGATCCCGTCCGCTGTTGGGTCAGATTCCGGATCAACGGTTTCAGGGGTTGTGAGGTACGCCAGCCGTCGGCTCAGGACCTGGTAGATCGAGTCGGTGTCGTCCGTGGACGACGCGATGCTGAATCGGCGGTACTGGTCCTTCCGCGCGAGGCCGTCTTCGAAGACGACCATCGACGCCACGATGTTGGTTCCCGAGAGATGCGAGACGTCGAAGCACTCGATCCTGAGGGGCGCCTGTTCCATCCCGATCGCTTCCTGGATGTCGGTCAGCGCCTGGGAGCGGGCGACGAAATCGGCCGTCCTCCGCATCTTGTAGAGCTGCAGCGCGTTTTTTGCGTTGAGATTCGCCGTCTGCATCAGCGCGGCCTTCTCTCCGCGCTGGGCGGTCTTGAGCCGGACACGACCTTTGCCACGGATGCCGGCGAGCCAGGTTTCGAGTTCGTCGGCGTCTTCGGGGAGTTCCGGGACCAGAACCTCCCTGGGCACGTCGGTGGCAGAGCCGTCGTACGCGCGTTGAAGGATGCTATCGACGAGTTCCCCGGTCGACAGGTCGAGTTCCTTGTCGACGGTCCACGACCGGACACCGCGGATCCGGCCACCACGAACGATGAACTGCTGGACCGCAGCCGAGAGTTCGTCGTGGACGACGCCGAAGAGGTCAGCGTCCACCGAGTCCTTGAGAACAACGGCGCTCTTCTCGAGCACCGCCTCGAGCGCCTGAAGCCGATCGCGATACCTGGCAGCGTTCTCGTAGTCCTGCCGTGCCGCAGCGTCTTTCATTTTGCGGGTGGCATCCGTGACGAAGCGACGATCGTGACCGGCCATGAAGCTCACGAAGTCATCGACCATCGCCCGGTGCTCTTCGAGCGTCACCTTGCCTGAGCATGGTCCACCGCAGCGTCCGATCTGCCCGGGGAAGCATGGCTTGCCCGACTGCATGGCCCGTTTGTAGCTGGAGTCGGAGCAGGTGCGGATCGGGAACGCCTTGATCATCAGATCGATCGTGTCGTGAACCGCCCAGATCTTCGGATACGGGCCGAAGTACCTGGCGCCCTTGATCCGCGGGTTGCGGGTGACGAGAACGCGCGGAGCCTCGTCGGCGAGGGTGATCGCCATGTATGGGTAGGTCTTGTCATCGCGGAACTTGACGTTGAACGGCGGATCGAACTCCTTGATCCACGTGTACTCGAGCTGGAGTGCCTCAATGTCGCTCCCGACAACGGTCCACTCCACGCTGGACGCGGTCGTGACCATGCGGCGGGTTCGCTCGTGCAACGTGTGCAGCGGCGCGAAATAATTGCTCAGTCGCGCCCGGAGATTCTTCGCCTTGCCGACGTAGAGCACCCGGGATGTCTCGTCTCGAAATCGATACACCCCGGGGCTCGTCGGAATTTCGCCCGGTTTGGGGCGGTAGCTCAGTGGTGGTGCCACCTATCCGGCCTTACGCGCCTGAACCTGTTCGGCCTCGAGTACTTCGTTGAGGTAGAACCCCGTGTGGCTCTTCTTGACCTTCGCGATCTTCTCGGGGGTGCCTGTCGCGAGCACACGCCCGCCGCCGGCGCCACCCTCGGGGCCGATGTCGATGATCCAGTCGGCAGACTTGATCACGTCGAGGTTGTGCTCGATGACGATGACGGTGTTGCCCTTGTCGACGAGGCTGTTCAGTACGAGGAGGAGCTTCCGCACGTCTTCGAAGTGCAAGCCTGTCGTTGGCTCGTCGAGGACGTAGATGCTCCTGCCGTTTGTGCGTTTCTGCAGCTCGGTCGCCAGCTTCACGCGCTGCGCTTCTCCACCGGACAGCGTCGTCGCGCTCTGGCCGAGCCGGACGTAGCCGAGTCCGACCTCGACGAGGGTCTTGAGGAAACGGTGGATCGAGGTGATGGCCTCGAAGAACTCAGCGGCCTCCGCGATCGGCATGTCGAGTACCTCGGCGATGTTCTTGCCCTTGTAGTGCACCGACAGGGTTTCGCGGTTGTACCGCGCTCCCCCGCAGACCTCACAGGCGACGTAAACATCGGGCAGGAAGTTCATCTCGATCTTGATCGTGCCGTCACCGGAGCACGCCTCGCAGCGGCCGCCCTTGACGTTGAAGCTGAACCGGCCGGGCAGGTAGCCGCGCGCCTTCGCCTCGGTGGTTTCGGAGAACAGGGTGCGGATGCGATCGAACACGCCGGTGTAGGTCGCCGGGTTGGACCGCGGTGTGCGACCGATCGGCGCCTGGTCGACGTGGATCACCTTGTCGAGCTGGTCGAGCCCCGTGACGCGCGTGTGCTTCCCGGGTACCTTGCGTGCACCGTTGAGTTTGTTCGCGAGAACCCGGTACAGGATGTCGTTGACGAGGGACGATTTGCCGGAGCCGCTCACGCCGGTGACCGCCGTGAAGGTGCCGAGCGGGAAATCGACGTTGACCTTGCGGAGGTTGTTCGCCTCTGCACCGACGACCGAGATAAGCCGCTCGGGGTCGACCGGGCGCCTCGTCTCGGGAATCGGGATCTCGCGGCGTCCGGCGAGGTAGTCACCGGTCAGCGATTCGGGGTTCTCGAGCAGGTCTTCGTACGACCCGGAGTGGACGACGCGACCGCCGTTGACGCCGGCACCTGGTCCGATGTCGACGACCCAGTCAGCCGTGCGGATCGTGTCTTCGTCGTGTTCGACAACGATGAGCGTGTTTCCGAGGTCGCGGAGGGTGACGAGCGTCTCGATCAGCCGGCGGTTGTCACGCTGGTGCAGACCGATGCTCGGTTCGTCGAGAACGTACAGCACACCGGTGAGGCCGGATCCGATTTGGGTGGCAAGACGGATGCGCTGTGCTTCGCCGCCGGAGAGTGATCCGGCGGTTCGTGACAGGTTGAGGTAGTTGAGGCCGACCTGAATCAAAAAGTCCAGCCGCAGTTTGATCTCGCGCAGCACCTGGGCCGCGATCGCGGACTCGCGGGCGGTCAGTTCCATCTGGTCCATGAAGGCGCGGGCATCGGTGAGGCTGAGCTCGGCGACCTCAGCGATGTTGGTGCCGTGGATGAGGACGGAGAGGACTTCGGGCTTGAGGCGCTGGCCGTTGCACACGGGGCACGGAATCTCCCGGAGGTACTCGCCCCACCTGGCGCGCTGCACATCGGTTTCGGCCTGGGCGTACTGGCGCTCGATGTACGGCATCACCCCTTCGAAGCCCGAGGTGTAACTGACCTCGCGGCCGTAACGGTTCTTCCACTTGACCTTGACCTTGAAGTTCTCGCCGCGGAGGACAGCCTCCTGGACCTTCTTCGGAAGGTCAGCCCATGGCGTCCGCAGGGAGAAATCGAGGTCGCGGGAAAGCCCGTCGAGCAGCTTCTCGTAGTACTGGTAAAGGCCCTTGCCCTGCGTGGTCCACGGGATGATGACACCCTCGTCGATGCTGAGGCTCGGGTCGCCGATGAGGAGGTCGGCGTCGACGGACATCCGAGTGCCGAGGCCGGAGCACTCGGGGCATGCTCCGAACGGAGCGTTGAAGCTGAACGTGCGCGGCTCGATCTCGGTGAGCTGGATCGGGTGGTTGTTCGGGCACGACAGCTTCTCGCTGAAGGTGCGAACCGCGTCTGGTCCTTCTTCGTCGACGAGCTTGATCTCTACGAGCCCGTCGGTGAGGCGCAGCGCGGTCTCGAGCGAATCGGTCAGTCGGCTGAGGGCGTCAGGGCCGGCGACGAGACGGTCGACGACGACCGAGATGTCGTGCTTGTACGACTTCTTGAGTGTTGGGGGCTCCGAGAGCTGAACCTGCTCGCCGTCGACGACGGCGCGGGCGTAGCCGCTCGCTGCCAGTTCCTTGAAGAGGTCGACGAACTCGCCCTTCTTCTGCGAGACCACGGGGCTCATCACCATGTAACGCGTGCCGGTCTCGAGCTCCATGAGCTGGTCGGCGATCTGCTGAACGGTCTGCCGTTGGATCGGCTCGCCACACTGGGGGCAGTGCGGAACTCCGACTCGCGCCCACAGGAGGCGCATGTAGTCGTAGACCTCGGTGATCGTGCCGACGGTCGAGCGCGGGTTGCGGTTCGTAGACTTCTGGTCGATCGACACGGCGGGGCTCAGGCCCTCGATGAAATCGACGTCGGGTCGATCTACCTGGCCGAGGAACTGACGCGCGTACGCCGAGAGCGACTCGACGTATCTCCGCTGGCCCTCGGCAAAGATCGTGTCGAATGCGAGCGACGACTTGCCCGAGCCGGAGAGGCCGGTGAATACCACGAGAGAATCGCGCGGGATGTCAAGATCCACGTTGCGCAGGTTGTGGACGCGTGCGCCTCGCACGCTGAGTTTTGACGTTGAATTTACCTTCGATATCGACACCCCTCGAGTCTACGATGACCCACTGACATGAAGCTGGGCACGGGGGCACAATGAGACAATGGACGACTTTCGTCAGCGCCGCGAACGTATGGTGGCCGAGCAACTTCAGGCTCGGGGTATTCGCGACTCACGGGTGCTCGATGCCATGCGCCGGGTCCCGCGGGAGGCGTTCGTGCGGGAGCGGGCAGAGGCCAGCGCATACGAAGACCACCCACTGCCGATCGATGCCGGGCAGACGATCTCCCAGCCGTACATCGTCGCTCTCACCCTCGAGGCCGCCGAACTCGGTGAGAATGACACGGTGCTCGACGTCGGGACGGGGTCTGGCTACGCCGCAGCCGTCGCCGCCGAGCTGGCGCACAGCGTCGTGTCGATCGAGCGCCACGCGGAACTCGCCGAGTCCGCCGCCGCCGTCCTTGGTCGGTTGGGCTATGACAACGTGACGGTCGTCGTCGGCGACGGGACAAACGGGTATCCGCCTGCCGCTCCGTACGACGCGATCGTCGCCGCTGCCGCTGCTCCGGAGATTCCCTCCCCGTGGGCAGACCAGCTTGCCGATGGCGGACGAATCATCATGCCCATCGGCGAGCCGCGCTTCGGCCAGATGCTTACCAGGGCCATACGGGGGCATGACGGCCGGCTCCAGCTGGAGCAACTCTGTGCGGTCACCTTCGTGCCGCTCATCGGTGATCACGGGGTCCACGAGCATCCCACGGAAGAGGAGTGACCGCTCCCCCGCGGATTCTCGAGCTGACGCCCGCTCTGACAGCCCTAGAGGTGGCCGGCCTTCTCCATCTGGCGGAGGTCGCGCTTGAGATCGGAGAGCTCATCACGGAGCCGCGCCGCGAGCTCGAACTTGAGCTCCGCCGCTGCCGTGAGCATCTGATCGTTGAGATCGGCGATGATCGACTCCAGCTGATCGGCTCCCTCTGCCGCGATCCCCTCGCGCCTGAGGTTGGGCGTCGGGCTCTTTTTCTTCTTCGAGTCGCGACCGGCAAGCATCTGCGCGGTGTCTGCGCCTTCCCTCGCGAGCACCTCAGTGATGTCGGCGATTCGCTTGCGAAGCGGTGTCGGGTCGATGCCGTGTTCGAGGTTGTACGCGACCTGCGTCTCGCGGCGCCTCGTCGTCTCCTCGATCGCGCGCTTCATCGAGTCGGTGAGGACGTCCGCGTACATGTGAACCTCACCGGAGACGTTTCGAGCCGCACGGCCAATGGTCTGGATGAGGGAGGTGGATGACCGCAGGAATCCTTCTTTGTCTGCGTCGAGGATGGCAACGAGCGAGACCTCGGGCAGGTCGAGTCCTTCACGGAGCAGGTTGATGCCGACGAGCACGTCGTAGATGCCCGCTCGCAACTCGCTCAGCAGCTCCACCCGACGCAGCGTGTCGACGTCGGAGTGCAGGTAACGGACCCTGACTCCCGCTTCTGTGAGGAAGTCGGTCAGCTCTTCGGCCATCTTCTTCGTCAGTGTTGTGACGAGGACGCGCTCGTCGCGAGCGGCGCGAATCCGGATCTCTTCGAGGAGGTCGTCGATCTGTCCTTGGGACGGCTTGACGATGATCTGGGGATCGACGAGACCGGTCGGCCTGATGATCTGCTCGACGATTCCGTCGGCGATGCCCATTTCGTATCGCCCGGGGGTTGCCGAGAGGTACACGGTCTGCCCGACTCGGTCTTTGAACTCATTCCACTTCAGCGGGCGGTTGTCGAGGGCGCTCGGCAACCGGAAGCCGTGCTCGACCAGGGTGCGCTTGCGCGACGAGTCACCTTCATACATGGCGCCGATCTGCGGCACCGTCACGTGTGACTCGTCGATCACGACGAGGAAGTCGTCGGGGAAGTAATCGATCAGGCAGTGCGGGGCCTCGCCGGGCGCACGCCCCTCCATGTGCCGTGAGTAGTTCTCGATCCCGGAACAGAACCCGATCTGCTGCATCATTTCAAGGTCGAAGTTGGTGCGCATGCGCAGCCGCTGAGCCTCGAGGAGTTTGCCCTGGCGCTCGAGCTCTGCGAGGCGCACTTCCAGTTCTTCCTGGATGCTGACGATGGCACGCTGCATCACGTCGGTACTCGCGACATAGTGGGAGCCGGGGAAGATCGACACGTTGTCGAGCTTTTTGACCACGTCTCCGGTGAGCGGGTGGAGGGAGTAAAGACCCTCGACCTCGTCTCCGAACATCTCGATCCGGATCGCGAGTTCTTCGTACACGGGGATGATCTCGATGGTGTCGCCGCGGACACGGAAATTGCCGCGCGAGAAGTCGACGTCATTGCGGTTGTACTGCATTGAGATGAATTTGCGAATCAGCCAGTCGCGGTCGACGCGCATGCCGACCTGCAGCGCCATCATGGCGTCAAGGTACTGCTCGGGTGTGCCCAGGCCGTAAATGCACGACACCGTGGAAACCACAATGACGTCCCGCCTGCTCAGGAGTGAGTTCGTCGTCGAGTGCCTCAGCCGCTCGACCTCTGCGTTGACCGATGAGTCTTTTTCGATGAACGTATCGGTCTGCGGAACGTAGGCCTCTGGCTGGTAATAGTCGTAGTACGAGACAAAGTACTCGACGGCGTTGTTGGGCATGAGCTCGCGAAACTCATTGGCGAGCTGCGCGGCGAGGGTCTTGTTGTGAGCGAGGACGAGGGTCGGCCGCTGCACCGCCTCGACGAGCCACGCGGTGGTTGCAGACTTACCGGTTCCTGTCGCACCGAGGAGCACGACATCGGTCTCACCCGCGTTGATCCGAGCGCTCAGTTCGGCTATCGCTTTGGGCTGGTCGCCCGATGGCGTGTACTCACTGACGACTTCGAAGGGGTGAACAGCGCGGGTTTTTGCCATACTTCGAGTCTAGGCACCGCCACTGACATCGGAGGCCCCACGGCCCTCCCGCGATTTTGCCGAGAGCGAAGCCCACAGGTCGTCGACCTGCGCGAGGGTTTCGTCGAGCGCCCCGTCGGTGTCGATCACCACGTCGGCGAGAGCGAGTCTCTCCTCGTCGCTCGCCTGCGCAGCGATCCGCCGCTCGGCTTCCTCCCGAGTCATCCCCCTGAGAGAGATGAGCCGTTCGGTCCTGGTCTCGGCACGTGCCTGGGCAACCACGATGAGGTCGTAGGAATGCGGCAGGTTCGCCTCGGCCAGGAGGGGGACGTCGTAGACGACGATGGCGTCGGGGTTTGCGTTCGCGGCGTGCGAGATACGGTCCTTCGTCAGGCGCCGGACCGCCGGGTGGACGATGCCGTTCAGGGTAGCGAGGGCGGCGGGATCGGAGAACACAATCGCTCCGAGGGCTGCGCGGTCGAGCCGGCCATCATCCGTCAGGACCTCATCGCCGAAGGATGCCGTGATCGCCTCGAGCGCCGGGGTGCCCGGTTCGACGGCTTCTCGCGCGAGCTGGTCAGCGTCGATGTGGACGGCACCGCGTTCGGCGAGACGTCGGGCGATCGTTGACTTTCCGGAGCCGATGCCGCCGGTGAGACCGATGAGATACACGCGCTGCGAGCGAGGCCTGGTCGCCTATACGGCGGGGACCAGGTGGCCTTCGAGGTAGGCGATGGGAACGGCACGTGCTTCCTGGAGCAGCCACTGATCGCCGTCCGGCGACTGGTCGAACGCGAGCCGCTGAAGCGCACGGGACAGCTCGACGGCCACGCTCACGTGGCCGATCCAGCGCTCGTCCTCGGGGAAATCGAACTGGGACAGCAGCTTCACGACGGCGCTTACATACGCGCGCTGGCTGCGGGTGTATTGTTCCTGGCTCTCGTCGTCACCGAGGATCCGGTACTGGGTTGCCTTGAAGCCGGGGATGGTGCGCCGCGCGACGACCGAGGTGTCCATCATGATGCCGAG is part of the Mycetocola zhujimingii genome and encodes:
- the uvrA gene encoding excinuclease ABC subunit UvrA gives rise to the protein MSISKVNSTSKLSVRGARVHNLRNVDLDIPRDSLVVFTGLSGSGKSSLAFDTIFAEGQRRYVESLSAYARQFLGQVDRPDVDFIEGLSPAVSIDQKSTNRNPRSTVGTITEVYDYMRLLWARVGVPHCPQCGEPIQRQTVQQIADQLMELETGTRYMVMSPVVSQKKGEFVDLFKELAASGYARAVVDGEQVQLSEPPTLKKSYKHDISVVVDRLVAGPDALSRLTDSLETALRLTDGLVEIKLVDEEGPDAVRTFSEKLSCPNNHPIQLTEIEPRTFSFNAPFGACPECSGLGTRMSVDADLLIGDPSLSIDEGVIIPWTTQGKGLYQYYEKLLDGLSRDLDFSLRTPWADLPKKVQEAVLRGENFKVKVKWKNRYGREVSYTSGFEGVMPYIERQYAQAETDVQRARWGEYLREIPCPVCNGQRLKPEVLSVLIHGTNIAEVAELSLTDARAFMDQMELTARESAIAAQVLREIKLRLDFLIQVGLNYLNLSRTAGSLSGGEAQRIRLATQIGSGLTGVLYVLDEPSIGLHQRDNRRLIETLVTLRDLGNTLIVVEHDEDTIRTADWVVDIGPGAGVNGGRVVHSGSYEDLLENPESLTGDYLAGRREIPIPETRRPVDPERLISVVGAEANNLRKVNVDFPLGTFTAVTGVSGSGKSSLVNDILYRVLANKLNGARKVPGKHTRVTGLDQLDKVIHVDQAPIGRTPRSNPATYTGVFDRIRTLFSETTEAKARGYLPGRFSFNVKGGRCEACSGDGTIKIEMNFLPDVYVACEVCGGARYNRETLSVHYKGKNIAEVLDMPIAEAAEFFEAITSIHRFLKTLVEVGLGYVRLGQSATTLSGGEAQRVKLATELQKRTNGRSIYVLDEPTTGLHFEDVRKLLLVLNSLVDKGNTVIVIEHNLDVIKSADWIIDIGPEGGAGGGRVLATGTPEKIAKVKKSHTGFYLNEVLEAEQVQARKAG
- the uvrB gene encoding excinuclease ABC subunit UvrB, producing MAKTRAVHPFEVVSEYTPSGDQPKAIAELSARINAGETDVVLLGATGTGKSATTAWLVEAVQRPTLVLAHNKTLAAQLANEFRELMPNNAVEYFVSYYDYYQPEAYVPQTDTFIEKDSSVNAEVERLRHSTTNSLLSRRDVIVVSTVSCIYGLGTPEQYLDAMMALQVGMRVDRDWLIRKFISMQYNRNDVDFSRGNFRVRGDTIEIIPVYEELAIRIEMFGDEVEGLYSLHPLTGDVVKKLDNVSIFPGSHYVASTDVMQRAIVSIQEELEVRLAELERQGKLLEAQRLRMRTNFDLEMMQQIGFCSGIENYSRHMEGRAPGEAPHCLIDYFPDDFLVVIDESHVTVPQIGAMYEGDSSRKRTLVEHGFRLPSALDNRPLKWNEFKDRVGQTVYLSATPGRYEMGIADGIVEQIIRPTGLVDPQIIVKPSQGQIDDLLEEIRIRAARDERVLVTTLTKKMAEELTDFLTEAGVRVRYLHSDVDTLRRVELLSELRAGIYDVLVGINLLREGLDLPEVSLVAILDADKEGFLRSSTSLIQTIGRAARNVSGEVHMYADVLTDSMKRAIEETTRRRETQVAYNLEHGIDPTPLRKRIADITEVLAREGADTAQMLAGRDSKKKKSPTPNLRREGIAAEGADQLESIIADLNDQMLTAAAELKFELAARLRDELSDLKRDLRQMEKAGHL
- a CDS encoding TetR/AcrR family transcriptional regulator, whose amino-acid sequence is MDVDPLKQYLETDTSAENSLRNNPQQERSRQSLQSILRVCGEIIDEAGHAGVTTAEVAKRAEMAIGTVYRFFPDRIALMIGVYQYMQDQFVSLCIERLLDEEPETWQDALGIMMDTSVVARRTIPGFKATQYRILGDDESQEQYTRSQRAYVSAVVKLLSQFDFPEDERWIGHVSVAVELSRALQRLAFDQSPDGDQWLLQEARAVPIAYLEGHLVPAV
- a CDS encoding protein-L-isoaspartate(D-aspartate) O-methyltransferase, with protein sequence MDDFRQRRERMVAEQLQARGIRDSRVLDAMRRVPREAFVRERAEASAYEDHPLPIDAGQTISQPYIVALTLEAAELGENDTVLDVGTGSGYAAAVAAELAHSVVSIERHAELAESAAAVLGRLGYDNVTVVVGDGTNGYPPAAPYDAIVAAAAAPEIPSPWADQLADGGRIIMPIGEPRFGQMLTRAIRGHDGRLQLEQLCAVTFVPLIGDHGVHEHPTEEE
- the coaE gene encoding dephospho-CoA kinase — its product is MYLIGLTGGIGSGKSTIARRLAERGAVHIDADQLAREAVEPGTPALEAITASFGDEVLTDDGRLDRAALGAIVFSDPAALATLNGIVHPAVRRLTKDRISHAANANPDAIVVYDVPLLAEANLPHSYDLIVVAQARAETRTERLISLRGMTREEAERRIAAQASDEERLALADVVIDTDGALDETLAQVDDLWASLSAKSREGRGASDVSGGA
- the uvrC gene encoding excinuclease ABC subunit UvrC, which translates into the protein MAPPLSYRPKPGEIPTSPGVYRFRDETSRVLYVGKAKNLRARLSNYFAPLHTLHERTRRMVTTASSVEWTVVGSDIEALQLEYTWIKEFDPPFNVKFRDDKTYPYMAITLADEAPRVLVTRNPRIKGARYFGPYPKIWAVHDTIDLMIKAFPIRTCSDSSYKRAMQSGKPCFPGQIGRCGGPCSGKVTLEEHRAMVDDFVSFMAGHDRRFVTDATRKMKDAAARQDYENAARYRDRLQALEAVLEKSAVVLKDSVDADLFGVVHDELSAAVQQFIVRGGRIRGVRSWTVDKELDLSTGELVDSILQRAYDGSATDVPREVLVPELPEDADELETWLAGIRGKGRVRLKTAQRGEKAALMQTANLNAKNALQLYKMRRTADFVARSQALTDIQEAIGMEQAPLRIECFDVSHLSGTNIVASMVVFEDGLARKDQYRRFSIASSTDDTDSIYQVLSRRLAYLTTPETVDPESDPTADGIVADDVKRKKFAYPPQLLIVDGGQPQVQAAQRALQESGRTDIQLVGMAKRLEEIWLPDNDYPVILPRNSEALFLLQRVRDEAHRFAITYQRTKRKRDITSVLTEIPGLGPARVKALLVHFGSVAAMREATPEAIAAVKGVGPALAQTIADTLRDRQRANSR